The Aggregicoccus sp. 17bor-14 genome contains the following window.
CAGCTGCCCGGTGTGCAGGAAGAGGCCGTGGTTCTTCTTCGGGGCCAGCTCCACGCTGAGGAAGGCGCCCGGAGTGAAGGTGGTCTCCACCGGCGCGTGCCCCGTCACCCCCAGCACCGTGGCGCTGCCGTGCAGCGTGAGCCAGCGCCGGGCACTCCAGCGCGCCGCGAGGCTGAGCGGCAGCGCGAGCACCGAGCGGCCGCCGGTGTCGAAGCCCGAGGTGTAGCGCGAGGAGAGGAAGGCCTCGTTGGCGCTGGGCAGGAGGAGATACGCGCCCAGCTGCAGCGCGAGCGCGAGGCGCGGGCCCTGCAGCAGCGCCGCCTTGAGGTGCAGGTTCGGCACCCGCATCACCAGGTTCGTGGGGCTCAGGCCCACCTGCAGCCCGCCGGGAAGGCCCACCTCGGCCGCGGACGTCCCCAGGTACACACGCCCCTCGGGAAGGGTGGCGCCGGTCTGGTCCCACAGCGGGTAGAGGCCGGTGGCGGGCGAGGTGAAGGCGTCTCCGGCGGCTCCCGCGTCTCCCGGGACGATCTCGGCCGGCGGTTGGGCGGCGGACGCTGCGGGCTGTGCGCTGGGCAGGCCCGCAGCCGGGGCGGTCGCGGCAGGCGTTGGCAAGGCGGCTCTAGGACCCGCAGCCACCTGCATGGCGCACACCGCGATGAATACAGAGAGCATCGTCCCCCCTCCAACCGCGGCCGGCTCCCGCGGAGGTCCAGCGAATTCCATGAATCCTGTTCTTCTCCCGGCCGGAAGCCGACATGTAACCTGCGCAACACGCCGGAGGCAAATGGGCCTCGCGCCCTGGCTGCTGCTGGGGCTGCTGCTGCTGCCGGCCGGCTGCCGCAGCCGCTCGGCGTCCGCGGCGGAGGCCCCGCCGCCGCCGCGCGCCCCGATGAAGGGCGAGTCCCTGCGGCTCGTGACCTACAACGTCTACAACCGCCCCTGGCGCCGGGCGGCGCGCACCCACGATGCCGCCGAGCTCCTCGCGCAGCTGCAGCCGGACGTCGTGCTGCTGCAGGAGGTCTCGCGCTACGCGCACTCGAAGGACGTGCCCAGCGCGCGCTTCGCCCAGCGCCTCGGCCTGCAGGACTTCACCTACTGGATGGAGGACGGCCTCCTCTTCAGCGGCGGGCAGGCGCTGCTGTCGCGCTACCCGCTGCGCGAGGTGGCCGGGCACCCCTTCAGCAAGGACTACCGCATCGAGGCGAAGGGCTTCGTGCACGCGGTGCTGGCCACCCCCGCGGGGGACGTGGGGCTTGTGGGGGTGCACATGGCGGCGGTGAAGGGCGGCAAGGTGAAGGCGCAGCAGTTCGCCGAGCTGCAGGCCTTCGTGGAGGGCCTGCGCGCGCGCATGCCGGTGCTGGTGGCCGGGGACTTCAACGAGGAGCCCACCACGCCGCTCTCGCAGGCCTTCCGCCGCGCGCTCGGGGCGCAGAGCCTCTACGAGGCGGTGGGGCAGGGGGACCCGAAGCTCAAGAGCTACGCGCCCTACCCGCGCCCCTGCACCGACCCGCAGGCGGAGCTCATCGACGACATGCTGCTCGTCCCCGCGCACACCCCCCACGCCGCGCAGCTGAGCTTCACCCGCGGGGGCATCCAGCAGGGCCCCACGCCCGTGGCCTCGGACCACTGCCCCGTCGCCGCCACCATCCAGCTGATGCCACCCCCGCCCGACCCGGGCTAGAAGCGGCGGTGCCATGTGGCACCCCCGGTCCCTCCGCCCCCGCTCTGCCGCGCCCTCTTCTCACGGGGAGGCGCGGTGACGGCCCCGCTGCTCGAGTGTGAGGGGCTCACGGCGGGCTATGGCCCCACCCAGGTGCTCGGTGGAGCCGGCGGCCTGAGCTGGCGCGTGGGCGCGGGCGAGCTGTGGGCGGTGCTCGGCCCCAACGGCGCGGGCAAGAGCACGCTGCTGCGCAGCCTGCTGGGGGTGAGCGCCTGGACGCGCGGGAGCGTGCGGCTGCTGGGGCGCGAGCGCGCGGAGTGGGAGCCGCGGGCGCTCGCGCGGCGGGTGGCGTGGGTGCCGCAGGGGCTGGAGCCGGTGGAGGGCTTCAGCGGCCTCGAGCTGGTGCTGATGGGGCGCAGCCCGCACCTGGGGCTGTGGGGGCTCGCCTCGGACTCGGACGTGGCGCGCGCCCGCGCCGTGATGGAGGAGCTGGAACTCAGCCACCTCGCGGGGCGCATGGCGGACGCGCTCTCGGGCGGCGAGCGGCGCATGCTGCTGCTCGCGCGCGGGCTGGTGCAGGACCCCGAGCTGCTGCTGCTCGACGAGCCCACCGCCTTCCTCGACCTCAAGCACCAGGTGGCGGCGCTGCAGCGGGTGCGCGCGCGCACGGACGCGGGCCTGGGCGCAGTCGCCGTCCTGCACGACGTGAACCTCGCTGCCGCCTTCGCCACCCACGTGCTCCTGATGCAGGAGGGGCGGGCGCTCGCCGCGGGCCCCGCGCACGAGGTGCTGGTGCACGCGCAGCTCGAGCGCCTCTACGGGCTCGCGCTGGAGAGTGCGCGCGCGCCCTCCGGCGCCCAGCTCTTCGCCCCCCGCGCGCGCTAGCGGCGGGTCGGGGCGGCGGCCGGGGTGCCCGCGTCCCGGGTCCCGCCGTCTCCCATGGCGCCTCCGGCGCCCCCATCCCGAGCCCCGAGGCTGCCGCTGCCGGCCATGCCGCGCGCGCCCGGGTCCACACCGCCATCCATGCGGCTGAGCGAGTTGCCCGGCGCAGTGGAGCCCTCGCCCACGCCGCCCGAGCCGCCGGTGGCCTCGGCCTTCGGGTCCTTCGTCTCCGGCGAGAGCGGGGAGGCGAGCTTGGGGTCAGTGGTGCCCACGGTGTTCGGCTGGCTGCCGGTCTTCGGGGCGCCGCCCGTCTGGGCCTCGGGGCGGGCCTGGCGCTGCTGGGGGGTCTGGAAGGCGTCCTGGTCGCGCGGGGCGCTCTGGTCTGCGCAGGCTCCGATGCCGTAGGCCGCCACCGACACCACGCCCACCGCCACCGCCCGCCGCATGAATCGCACCATGGAAGTCCTCGCTCCTGGGGAAAGGCTGCCCAGAAAGGTAGGAATGGCGGCGCGGCTGTCAGGGAGCGGGGGAGGGCTCGGCCGCCCGGCTGCTCCCACCTCCGTGCAGGTGCTCGACACAAACCGTGCTCCCCGCCCCGGGAAATGACACTGTTGGGACACCAAGCATGTCCGCTCCGCCCAAGCCTCCCCCCCTGCAGCGCGTGCACCTCGCGCTGCGCACCCTGCCCCCCCGCCTCGAGCGCGCCGTGGAGGCGCTGCCCCCGCGCCTGCAGCGCCTG
Protein-coding sequences here:
- a CDS encoding ABC transporter ATP-binding protein, which produces MTAPLLECEGLTAGYGPTQVLGGAGGLSWRVGAGELWAVLGPNGAGKSTLLRSLLGVSAWTRGSVRLLGRERAEWEPRALARRVAWVPQGLEPVEGFSGLELVLMGRSPHLGLWGLASDSDVARARAVMEELELSHLAGRMADALSGGERRMLLLARGLVQDPELLLLDEPTAFLDLKHQVAALQRVRARTDAGLGAVAVLHDVNLAAAFATHVLLMQEGRALAAGPAHEVLVHAQLERLYGLALESARAPSGAQLFAPRAR
- a CDS encoding endonuclease/exonuclease/phosphatase family protein: MGLAPWLLLGLLLLPAGCRSRSASAAEAPPPPRAPMKGESLRLVTYNVYNRPWRRAARTHDAAELLAQLQPDVVLLQEVSRYAHSKDVPSARFAQRLGLQDFTYWMEDGLLFSGGQALLSRYPLREVAGHPFSKDYRIEAKGFVHAVLATPAGDVGLVGVHMAAVKGGKVKAQQFAELQAFVEGLRARMPVLVAGDFNEEPTTPLSQAFRRALGAQSLYEAVGQGDPKLKSYAPYPRPCTDPQAELIDDMLLVPAHTPHAAQLSFTRGGIQQGPTPVASDHCPVAATIQLMPPPPDPG